The DNA sequence CGGAATTTAACGGTCGGTGATATATACAGGCTGTTTGAGTAGACTTAAAATAATAACtatgatttataataatttattgtgaTAAGTGTTTGGTTTAAATTGTACCTGTTTGGATATGACGAcgtatgagttattaaaaatgcaATTATAAAAATCACAGAAAACCTGTAGCTTTAAATTTGTTTCCGACTCATTTCTAATTATAGACGATTTATAACTTATTGTTGACATATTTCAGCTTAAAGTCAAAAATGACTTACGAGGCTCGTAATAATGACAACTTGATGGCCAAAATTGGATAATTTTGCGtctgtaaaatattttaaactttacATTGGACACCTGAACAGAAACTCTTACCCCAGAGCATTTTTAGTGGATAACAATGGATTAATAGTCAAATTGGTAGCTTCTTCCAAGTCCCACCCACCTGGTGGTACTAGTAAGTTGACTGACACCATCTCCGAAGACTCGagtcaaaattttaatcatttttgCTCTTAAGTTAAGAAAATAAGTAGAATGAAGaatagaatttatatttttaccTCCTAATTTTATGTAAACAAACCTAAATTTCACTCAAAAAAATGGACTAAATGGAAAGTGTAATCGATGGAAGACttcgaaaatataattttgattttaagcaGAATCATCGATTCTTCGTGTTTTAAATTCGAATTTCCATTCGATATATCCAGCACAATAATTTAATGTCAAACCACAAAGAAATCCTATAATAGGtcttaaaacaataaaacttcTGATATTTTATCAGATAGATCTGAtaaatatctatatttatattcagaTTAAGTTACTTTCAACATAAGACtgaaaaagtaaaaacaaattTGACTAGTTAGTAGACTCTGCATAATAATTGTGAGTTGGAAGGCATATATAGACAAATTTTCCACTTATACAAGTTCGTCTCTTGTACATGCAAAACATCTAATAAAACACaaggaatattaatttttattcaccTCAGACAGCAGAGGTAAAGAACAAATCAATTTAGTAATTTAAAGACAGTTCAGATctagatgatttttttttattaatatctgGCTGGAACAAATTGATATCCAAACTCAATTATTAGCTTATAAACCTGAAGTTGCGATTGTCGTTTTATAGTAGTAGCAGCTCTCAACCATGTCGCCATGCTCAGGAAGCAAGACATCCTTCACATCACCATTGAAGAAAAATTCTCCACTGTCTTTGTTAATGTTGGGGTTTAAGTTCTGTCAAAAAGCGCCTTTGCCATTCTCTGTTGCTTTAATCCTATCTACAATGGATCCAAATAGCAACGCCAAAAAAACAGATATCATCACCCCCGAAATGGACCTTCCCTTTGCTAATTTTTGCAATTGCCTCATCCAATAGGATACTGCAAAGGGCATTTTTATCAGTATACGCTAATGCATCCTAGTAAGGCGTATATTACGCTAATGCTCAACATCACATGAATGAAACATGTGAATGCCAATAATTTTATGTCGCATTATGATACTGTGTAGCTCTTTCAGTTTAGGGTAGTACACCAAAGATTTTAAGCTGCATCTATATAAAGGTAACATAGAGAATGCAAAAAACTATTGACCTGATTAACCTACGGCCCAGATGACCCAAGTTCATACTAATAAATTGCAATAAAGAAAAATGCACCTGGAGGAATCAACAACCCTGACTGAGATTGGTAGGTCACTTTTCCGCTGTTGAACTCCTTTTTGCTCAAGATGTGCTCACTATAGCATTTCCCAGATAATTTTCTGCAAACAATAACACTACAAGTATCAAATAAACAGACAGTGGCATTTATAGGGGTGGCCGTTACTATAGGTGGACAAGACTTGCACCTAGGGCCCCCAACGCTTAAGGGCCCCAATAATTTTGAGTCcgatatatataaatgtatgaaaTATGCATAGTGTATATAGTGTAAGGGCTCGAAAACTATTATCGACTAGGGCCTCGTAAATCTCAGAGCCGCCCGAGTGGCTATATAAAAGGCTATAAATTTTTCTAAACTGCAAACAAACTTTTGATATGTGGATACAAACCAATTTCTGCCAAAGAAAGCAGATGTTTCTTCACAGAGGTAGGTATTGTACAGGACATGTAAATTAAAAGATTGGACAGATATTTTCGACTAGAGCCAACAGGCTATATGCTAATAAGAAATATGTGGAATGCCATTATATAGGAGGAAATTATTAAGTTACCTGGTATTAGCTAGGGAGCAAACCTCCCTCTCTGAGCTTTTTACAAACAGTGCTGCTTACATCCAACTTCTTCAGCAGGCTTTTCTGTGCCTGCGCTAGGAAATAGTTCAAAACGTTCTCATGGCATTTCAATTGTGCACATCTCTTTGAATTTTCAGTCATGGGAGTACTGATTCTAAAGCCATCCAAAAGAGGACAGTGGTCCAAGTCCAGCTAAAATTTTCAGCTATCGGTTTTATCCACAAGACAATTCTCTAATGTCTCATCACAAAGCTCAAGTGTCATTGCAACATTGCCTTCATGAAAGTTTAATtccataaaaatattatacagtTCTCTATCTGCAACTAAACCATTTCTTCTCATCTCTCTAAACAATTCTGCTGCCTCCgcaaatttttttcttttgatataaCCCTTGATGATCGCATTGTATGAATCAACTGTTAGTTTATATCCCTTTTCAATCATCTCCTTGTACAAATACCCTGCCTCCTTCATATTCCTTGCCTTGGAATGCCCTCTTATTAATATGTTATAAGTGTTTTCATTTGGCATCACTCCCTGGTTATTCATCCCCCTGTACATTTCAGTTGCAGAACACATATTGTTTCCAATGCAATACTGCTTCAAGAGAGAATTGTAGGTGGTAGTGTTTGGAAGTATATTCTTCTCCAACATCCATTTTAATAATCTCTCCCCATCTTCTACCATCCCTGACATACAAAATCCATTCATTAAAACATTGAATGTCACCACAGATGGTTGTACCCCTTTGTCCAACATTTCACCAAGAAGCTCATGAGCCTTGACGATTTCCCCTAATTTACAGTAAGCATCCATCACAGTGGTGTATGTAAAAACATCAGGGTAAATCCCTGCCACCTCCATATCTTGCACTAGCTTTATAGCCTCTGCTATATTACCCATTTTACATAGTCCATTAATGAGTGCGTTGTAAGtgataatattcaatttgaGACCCTTTCCACACATTTCATGTAGAAGCTCATTAGCTGCATATACATCCCCACTTTTACATAGCCCATCACAGATTGCAGTATAAGTTACAATATTTGGCTTCAGCCCTAGATGTACCATCTCGTTGTGAAGAGAAAATGCCTCTTTTATTTCCCCTGCCTTGCAATAAGCATCAATAAGCGCAGTAAAAATAACTTCATCTGGGTCTAAACCTTTGCTGGGCATTTCACGAAAAAGCTTTGTTGCTTCAACAATATTTCCCCCTTGACAGAGACCACAGATCAGAGCAGTATATGCTATCAAATCCACATGAATGTATAAACTGCACATCTCTTCATACAACCTATATGCAGATGTGATACTCCCAGCTTTGCAGAAACCATCGATGAGAGTTGTGTAAATAACAGAATCTGGAACCATACCCTGGCACGTCATTTCCCTAAGAACCCTCTCAGCATCCAACACTTTGCCAGTCTTACAAAGAAGAAGGATTAAACTATTCAAGGTAAAAGAGTTCGGATTTAGTCCTTTAAATTGCATTTCTTCGAGTATTTTCAGCACAATTTGAAGTTCTCCACAATGACAATAACCATCAATTACAGAGCTATAACTTATAACATCAGAAATACAGCCACGATATTCCATTTGCAGGAGCAAATTATGAGCTTCTTTAACTTTCCCAATTCTACAGAGAAAGCTGATCATTATATTATGCGACATCGTGTTCCAGCAAATGCCCAAATCCGGAAACTCAGTAAAGACCTCAACTGTTTTCTTATGTGTATCAACATTTTTAgacaaagaagaaagaaaaacgtTACAAGAATCGACTGATAGAACTACCCCATAACTCAACATTCTACCAAAAAAAATGTGGGCTTCTTCAAGATTCCCGCTTTCAACAAGAACTTGGAAAACAATATCAAAGACAAGAGGATTAGAGCTCCAATTCTTGTAAGTgtatattatcttttcaaaaaattttggAAATGTTAGACTAACATCTAGAGTAGGTTTTGTCCAAAAATCACGAATAAACTCGTGAGCCATTTTTCGGTCCTTTGCTGCAACAGCTATATGAATTACAATGCAGCGAGCTTCTAGCGTTGGCTCCCTTCGCATGCACCACCAGTCAAAAAAATCCACAACTACTTTATAATTATCTCTGATGTTCATCAGAACCCAAATCAGGTGGTCAGGTCTAAATCTTGATTCAAAAGGCTTTAGGATACGAGGAAGAGGCTCAAACTGACGCTGCTTGATTGCAGTCGATATACGATGGATTAGTTCAGAATCTTTAATAGTGGGTTTCTTAGGTGAATAATCAGGGAAAGGTCTGCTTCTATCCAAATTGAAGGAAGAAAAATTTCTCACAGCAGACGACTTCCTGAGCTGGAAAGGAAGACCATTTGTACCGGAACTCCATCGGGGATGATGTGACAAGACTCGATAATAACAAGCAGAAAAGAAGACTAAAGAACTCTTCATTTCCATACAACAGTCCCATTATTCCAGATTTCGAGTCTTCACATCCTGCAATGCAGTCACTCTCTTCCATTTTAAGGAACATAATCGTAAAAACATCTCCATTACTTTCGCATCACCTGCACCACAATCTATCAACTAAATTCAATCATGCCCACATCACACTCACCCAAATAAAGAAAATTAACTTGTTAGGTCACGGGTTCAATTCTCGTTCACCCCGATATCAAAACAATACTAGTAATTCAGTAACTTGTAAGGCATAGAGCCTAATTATTCCCACAAGAAAAAGTTGTTTAACtcctaattataattaattaccaAATTTCGGAATAAgcaaatcatcaattatatacccactaaaatttatttattacagaacacaaacacacttaggcatttcatcaaacacatgATAAGCAATTAACCAAAAACCTCCGTCATTACAGACCACAACTCTCTTCAGTTTAGGACAGAAAGGACATGCATGTGAATGTGTATATACATATGAAAATGTGTGTCTGATTATTTAAGCAAGATATATATACCTTAAGAGCCTTGAATGCAAGGAAATGTTGGAGACTTATCCGTTGTGCTATTGTAACTTTGCAAGTGTTTTTGGAGGGAGAATATGGGCCGGGTCAAGATAATATACCTGCTTGCATGGGCCCAGCTTTATTTTTGATCCATGAAACCCAATCAAAAGATCTGTGTATTTTTTCTGCCgaaaattcattatttatattatattagaattTAGGGGATTATGCatttatagaatatagtttGCAGAGCataaattgcaaaaaaaaaaattgttcagcAAAAGTATAATGGTATGTTTGTACTTATTGAGAGATTAAAGCTTGtcgatatataattttttcccaTTAAAATTACATTGTCCATCTCTAATAATTTGTGCTGTTGTAACtcaattaaattaaacaaaataataggAAAAAAGGAGTAGTGTTAAGtatctcaaattaatttatcaaaaaaattctcaaatgaCATGTAACGAGTGATGTGTCAATATGAGATGAATCAACAACGAGGTTGATATCAATGCAGGAAGACGATACATGAAATATGACAGTATGAGATTTAATTGGTAAAGTTAATGTGAATGGAAGAAGACGACACATGGAATTTGAGAAATTATTAGATAAATATTTTTGGTACTTAGCATTTTTTAAGAAAGAGCGATATAAACATGTTTACGACAAAGAAATACTCCTTTCGttcccctcatttgtttacattgagAGACGGGATCTCGGCACGCAATCTAATGCTCTTGTAAAACGTAgcttgataaattattttgaacttttttttcttctgaataaaagtttgatgtttaaatttttatacacaaaggaaaaatttcaaaaataagttataaaactatgatttatatgcatcttaaaatgcgtgtcgagctgatgtaaaaaaactgtaaagaaatgagagggacagaatGAGTATAATATACCATATCTGAGAAGAGAAAGAGAACTATAAACACCGACAAGAAAAATGTAAAATGCTGATATTTGATATTTCAGCCTCAACCAGCTAATAAGCTACAGCACAAGGAAGTCTGGAACTAGAATTTCTTATAATTTCTATCTCAACTGAACTCCTACAGTATCCTTATTTTTAAACTGTTGACAAGGATACTCATACCTCGCACGATGGTCGTGCAGAGACTCTGCGCGACCATCTGCAGAAACTATATTGCACGACCATCTGCAGAGACTCTGCACGACCATCTGCAGAAACTATATTGAGTCTTCAAATGACGGATGACTCAAAACTGAGAACTGTGAATCAAAAACCCCAATCTAACTATGTGTATATCTAATCGCATGTATGTCATGTACATATCAATGACAATGTATCTTGTTACAACTGTTTCCTAATTTTTTATGTTCAACCTACTACTTCTATAAGTCTAATCGAGTGTTGCAGCACTGAGGCTTTCCTCGATGTTTCAATTTCGCCCAGAGACATGCCATCTGTCGTGGTGTTTGGTAATGTGCAGTGAAATAATCTTCAATGCATCCGAACTGACAAAACTTCAAGTTGTGAACGTACTCAACAGGTCTGGACTTGTTAAATTTGTTCACCCACATCCCCATGCTCACATCTTCCATTTTGAACAACTGAAGCATGTGAAATACGAATGAGCTACATAATAACATGTATGGGAGTACACACAGTGACATTCATAGTTAAGCAACATACTCGCAACTTGTGCTTTTCAAATCTGGATAAGACATAGCTAGCAATATCAGATGATATAATGTAACCAGGCCCATTTGCATAAGGTGGATAAGATAGTTCTGGCCATTCCTGCAATTGTCAAAAAAGAACCGAAGGTGAGCAAACtagatttttagaaaaaatttatGTAAGTTGCTAAATTCTTCTAAGTATCTGGACCCAAGTTTGCTTAGgtattatgaaattatgttcAGCAAGCACCGCCATTACTTAGACTTCGGGTATATGATAAAAGCAAATTGGCTTTATTAAGGAAATCTAACTGGTTACCCCTTCTACAAATGGAACGGTTATTATTTCTTGTAActaactaaatataaaaatggaTCACCTCTGTTAAGATATAGGATGCTACTATCAATCTGGTCtgaaagaaaattaaatttaagcTAGTTATGGATCGGAGGCAGCAAAAGTTTAGGTCACACAAATCATCACGACTGCAAATTTTAGAgaactaaaattcaaaaaaatatatgtatcttCGTCTGAGTGAATGGATTAAATCGGTCGAGTCAGAAAGAGTTGGGGCAGAAACCCTAGCTTTGGGAAAGACATAAAGACCGAATCAGAAGAAATGAATTGATCTCCATTTGAAAACATGATAGACAAGGAAATATAAGATGAATTTTCTGGACAAGAATTTCAAATAAATGGAGAATAAAAAGCcaagtaaaatataatataagataacAAGGTACTGTACACTGGTAAAAAGATCTAACAATAACCTAAATTACCAAAGTATGACCTTCATTACTTGGATGGCAAAATACTTGTTGCAGAAAAGTTACTGAagaaactaaaatttgattGTGACGAAACCTTAATCAAGAAAAAACAAGGGACTCGACCAAAAACTGGTACCTCATATGTCACAGCCCATTTACCACGTCGGAAGGGCTTGAAATTATAATTGATGTTCCCAAGATATAGGCTTTTATCTTCCCGAGCTTTCTTAACTTCCTTGACAACTGCATCTAATCTTACAAATGTATCATCATCACACTTCATAATATACTTTGCCGCTACAGTGCGGACCTGTAATAGATTATACATAATAACATAATCACTAAAGGCAATAGATATAAGTGTTTGCCAAATTTCAATACTATATTTTAACTTACCCCATACTCACAAATTGCTAGAGTCTTCAAAACAACAAGGTCATAGTTATCCATGTAAGGTACTACAACAATATCACCAAAATAATGTGCT is a window from the Daucus carota subsp. sativus chromosome 8, DH1 v3.0, whole genome shotgun sequence genome containing:
- the LOC108199305 gene encoding pentatricopeptide repeat-containing protein At1g05670, mitochondrial; translated protein: MEMKSSLVFFSACYYRVLSHHPRWSSGTNGLPFQLRKSSAVRNFSSFNLDRSRPFPDYSPKKPTIKDSELIHRISTAIKQRQFEPLPRILKPFESRFRPDHLIWVLMNIRDNYKVVVDFFDWWCMRREPTLEARCIVIHIAVAAKDRKMAHEFIRDFWTKPTLDVSLTFPKFFEKIIYTYKNWSSNPLVFDIVFQVLVESGNLEEAHIFFGRMLSYGVVLSVDSCNVFLSSLSKNVDTHKKTVEVFTEFPDLGICWNTMSHNIMISFLCRIGKVKEAHNLLLQMEYRGCISDVISYSSVIDGYCHCGELQIVLKILEEMQFKGLNPNSFTLNSLILLLCKTGKVLDAERVLREMTCQGMVPDSVIYTTLIDGFCKAGSITSAYRLYEEMCSLYIHVDLIAYTALICGLCQGGNIVEATKLFREMPSKGLDPDEVIFTALIDAYCKAGEIKEAFSLHNEMVHLGLKPNIVTYTAICDGLCKSGDVYAANELLHEMCGKGLKLNIITYNALINGLCKMGNIAEAIKLVQDMEVAGIYPDVFTYTTVMDAYCKLGEIVKAHELLGEMLDKGVQPSVVTFNVLMNGFCMSGMVEDGERLLKWMLEKNILPNTTTYNSLLKQYCIGNNMCSATEMYRGMNNQGVMPNENTYNILIRGHSKARNMKEAGYLYKEMIEKGYKLTVDSYNAIIKGYIKRKKFAEAAELFREMRRNGLVADRELYNIFMELNFHEGNVAMTLELCDETLENCLVDKTDS